CGATGAGTTCCTTTAATCTCTTTCTGTCACTGCGTCCTAATtagctgtgttttgttttttttctcactagGCTGACTGGCAAGGAGAAAAGGGTGGGTGGCTATGATCTCATGTGGAACGATGGGCCTGTCTATAGGGAGGACGTCAACGTAGAAACATTTGGCAGTTCATGTTTCACTGCCAACACACACTTAGGTAACATGACTGTGCTGCTAATGCAAACCTTTTGAGGCAACAAAAGTCTCAATTTTTtagattaataaataaattgcaatgCATTCTGATAAATGTGCAAACGCATACATGCAGTAATACCATGGTATTCGATAATGTAGAAAAGCCTTTATTAttctattattaataattgctgCGAAAATAAACCTGTTCTTTCTTGCAGGTTGTGTGAATGACAGAGAGAAGCAGCTTCGCCAGCTTCTAAAACCATTTCCTGGCCAAAAGAGGATGTAGCACACTCATCATTTTTATGTCCCACAACTAATAGCATGTGACATGTGTCTGGGAGAAGACAGGCTCCAGTGACCAcaaataactgaaaaacatgAATTATATTTCATACAAAATGAGCTATCTGTGATGATCTGATCAGATTCCAAGCTTAAAATCTGAATACCTGATATGCAAATGAAGGAAAACTACATTTTATTCAGCAAACTTCGTACTACCTTCAATTGCGGTGTACAGGCTGGTCACGTTTGAGATTTTAGCAGTGACAGAAATAAAGATTTATTGTTCCAAAGAATGGCCAATAGATCAATATCCCTTGAgtgcaaaacatttatttctatGCCATACAAATACTTGCATTCAACATTGAGAAAATACATACCACAATCTTTCTGCCTGCTTGTCAACATAATGTACACATTAATAATAACATTGCCCCTCCTTTCCCCTTATCTATGGCTCTGATACTTGACATGAATATTAGGTAAAGAGGTGCAGTCTGAATACATACCACGTTATTTACATTGATGTAGTGTTCCCATGAATTAAGTGGTGAATCACAACAAACAGATAAGACACTAACGTACTGTGTTCTACAGACTTCAAGTATGCAGTGGTGCATGGAGGTGATATGTAGAACATTACCATGTAACAGCATTACAGCTATGATGTGTTGAAATTCCATATTTCGTATTATGATAACCAATGGTACAGCACAGCAGACATTAAGTTACATTCAGCtctaaagattttctttttgtgcgtgacaatgttaacataataatgacaataatgaATACAGGTCAACAACAACACTTATAAATATAACTATGGTATAtaaaatttggaaaaatatGCATTTACATTCGTAGCAAACATTACACTGTCTTCAATGATAGAAAGAGCTCAGCTCTatgcaaaatacagtatattatcaTAGACTACAATTCAAGCTGTTCAAACATGAAAAGCCCTTGTAaccaaacatttttaaaccatttgcaCAAATATGTCTGAAACAAATCACATCGCTGCAGTACACCACCACTCTTTGcacctcttttttttcagcCAAAGATGCTCTGGAAATATGTCTTAAAACATGAGGCACCAAAGAAAAGATAAAATGCAACATCAAGTAAAGTAAGAGCattgaaaacaaatacattcCAACATCACAAACTCCACTAGTAATGGCTATGGTCATATTCAATGACTAAAATGTAATGAACTGTGTTAAACTTCACTATTAATTACTTATGCTGAAAGCTGTCTAATGGTAGAGTAAATGCTTATTTTATGCCTATTTCAACATTAGTAGTATACTGAGAAATGATGATGTGCAGTGCAGCAGAGTTCAATTTACACAACAGCTGTGTTTTTAGAATCCTAGTAGTGCTTCGGGTCATAATGAGCCTTCCGTCAAAACACAGTCTCACATTATGACTGTATACTTACTGTACATTTTGAATGAAATACAAGTTCTGTTCTATTTAAGTGTCATGTTATGCTTTGAAATAATTGCTTTTTCATCTCTATTCTAGCTGCTCAACCTCTTGTTAGTTTTGACCTTTAGAAGGCTGTACACCACTGACTGATGTAGACTGCTGTACAACAGTTACAATATGTTAGTATTACACCGATTACACAGAAAGCAAGCATAGGTTCAAGCTCCTGTACCAAGTAACCACTAAGCAAAGCACTATATTGTAGGTTTACAAGAGTTACTTTGCAACAAAGtgcacattttttgttttgccaTTCTGCTTACTACTGAGCGGAGCTCTGGAGAGAGACTGCGGCTCTTTAGCAGCTCTTTTCATGGCAGTTTTAGAGGCCTGACCTACCGCCTCTGTCCTCTGCCGGTCCCTTTCTACTCTCTTGGAGGTGGTGACCTCTCTCTTACTTGCAGGAAAAACTTGTTTCTCTGCACCAGCTGCTTTACTGCCACAAGGCTCCTTTTTAACATCTGTTTCCGAGTTAGCTCTGACGCGGCTTTTCCTCACCTGACCTCTGCTGTTTGGGTTAGTTCCAGAATCCTGGGGTTGCTTACGGACATTGCCTGCAGCCTGCATGTGCCTAAGATGACTCCTTCCAGCTGAGGGGCTAACTGGGGTCTGGGCTCCTCCTCCGACTTGTACTCCACCTTGTCCTCCTGGGCTCCTACATTCTGTTGAGGTGGCTCGGGTCTCACTGCTGCTCCTCTTCGCTGGTGCTCCAGGTCTGGCTTTGCGCTCAAGAAGTGGGCTGAGCCTTGAGTGGCGCTGGTAAGCATTAGCAGAGCAGCTTCCATTGCACAATGGGTAGCGAATGTGACAGTGAGGGCAAACTGGAAAGCGGGAGTGCTGTTGCTGGGCTGAAGCAGGTGATGGGGGGTTGTTGACAGGTGTAAATGGGAAGGCTCGCTGGCTTTGCCGCAGCCCTTTAGGGGAGTTGAGTCGTGATGGTGGAGCTGTGTGAGGCCTGGGGGGGTGAGCAGTGTTGGCAGAGGGGAAGCCCTGCAGCCTTGTACGACTACCAGGTGGGCGGCTTATTTCTGCTTGCACCGTTTGGATCTGGAGCCACTCCAGCTGCAGCAGCCTCTCCAGGTACTTCTCTAAGGGCCCTACTGGCTTGGGGCGGGGGGCGCCACGGCCATCCGTATGAAGAAACACTGCCAGCTGTCTCAAGCTCCAGCTGTTGAAGGGAGGAGGCAGAAAGTCTGGGTAACTGTAGCTGGGTTTTTCACTCTCATCTTCATCACCCACAGCCCCATGAGGTCCTGGGAAGTCCGGGGGAAAGTCATTAGTATTGATGACCTCGGCCCGGAGGTTGAGGTGAGGAGGGGTGCAGGGGGTACAGGGAGAGGGCAGTACAGGCAGCCTCTCAGAGTCTGACAGATCACTGGCACTGTCAGTGTCTTCATCCTTCTGGTTGTAGTGCCGCTGTAGTGCCtctggggttggggttggggctGGGGAGTGTGTTAGAGGGTGTGCTGGCATGTGTCGTAGCCCTGATATTGGGGAGAGAGGCAGGGAGAGGGCTCGCCGATTTTTCCCCATCCCACCACGATTCTGGTGTAGCTCGTTGCTGCACTGAGACATCCGTTGATTTTCACGTTGCTCCTCTTTCCTGTGCACAGATAAATGTTTGCGGAGTTGAGGTCTCAAATCTCCTTCTTCTTCCGGGCTGTAAAGACGTAAAGTAAAGTTTTGGGGGATTTAGggatttactgtacttaaagcaAAGCATTCAGTAAAGATACAAACCCCTCAATACACATACCTGGACAGTTTGCTTGTATTGCGTGTAGTGCCAGATTTGACCCTGCCACCTTTTGACTGTGCACCCTGTAAAACAATCATTATGGAAATTGTTTGATTATTTCAGACTTGATTTTAGTAAATTTACCAGGATGCCATTCACTTACCTTCTGCACTGTTGTCACTGTGTCCTTATCCTGACCTGGTCCTGGGAGGCCATTTTTCATCTGGCCCCCTGCTTTCTTCATCTTGTTACCTTTCTTTGAACTGTGGAAACATGATAGTGCTTTGTCAGGCTCGCCTCTATGTCTGCGACAAAACATAACAAGTTTAATTTTGTGTTAAACTTGTCACTGTAACATAAGGCCCACCTGGTTACTGGTCCGCTGTTTTCAGTATATTTTACCCGAATCTTCTCTTTGGAGACGACGCGTTTCAGTGTCGTGGATGCTGTACGCTCCTGCATGATGGGCCCCATGTTGCAGGTCGCCAGAGGGGATGTTGTTTTGAGTCCAGCACAATCAAATGACACGGTAGCTAAAGAACCCAACCGACATCTTGGATCATATACCCTATTCTCAGAATGAGGCTAAAAACACCCATTTTCTCGAAAGTGCTGCAATGCATCATGCGCAGATGTCGACAGTGGTTGCAGGTAAAAACTCGTCCTTCTATTTGACGTCGACTCGCCTCTGTTGAATTACAATTCAGCgattatttttaatgaattgtTGACAGCAGACATGTCTCTTTCTCGACTGTCATCCTCCTCGCCATTAAAAATGCAAGACTGTCAAACGGCGCATACGCTTTGTGTGGCTCGCAGTCCCAGTCAGATAGGTTTGTTTACCTGCTGCTGACTGGCTCGCCGCTTCGAAGTGGGCATCAGAGGTGCATCATGGGACTTGGAGTAAAGTCATACTAGTCGCTGTTTCAAACGAAACATGCAAACTCACTTTGATGATACTACTTACTATTCATAAATAAAGGAGAAGACAAGTGGCGAAACGACCAACACTTTGTTtgaggaaattaagtttaaatcaATGCACCCAAACGTAACTGCTCATCTTAAATTACTCAATCTCCCATGCAACGTCTGTGATGTTCTGGTCTAAGGCTTCCTGATAACTGCGCACATATTAGCTGATCTCCATCGAAGGCActatacagacatacagacatatctATGTTTAAGAGATACAAAGCTGGGTCACCAGTTACAGATCAGGTTAAGTGATTGCGACGAAAAGCGGAGACCATGACGAACAGAAACGCGCAGCTCTATAACGTTACTTGAAATGGAGGGTCCAACTTAGGCTACACCCTGCAGCTATACCGCGAATATGTTAATATCGTGAGGTGATGTCACCGTCTAATTTCATTGAAACATAATACATGCAGTATAAGTAATGCTACAACTGTACAGATAGAGTAATatgatgtatgtatttatgcacGTACTCCCAGAGTACACGCCCACTCTATTTCCTGCTGGGGCCGTTTCCTTGTCATTTTTACAAATTGTTGTTTTAGTCAAATTAGCTAAAAATCTACATTTTAGGTAGGGCCTACATAAAGTGTACACTAATGTTACAACTGTTTTAAGCTTCAGATAAGTGTAGATAAGAGTTTTTTGGGTGAATGTGACAAATAATACTAATACCTTATGCTTCACAACTTTCTTTACAGCTGAGCAGGACACCAACTCTCACAGAACATGGATAGAGGGTGGTTTATTGGACATGAGAGGATTCCCCCTTTGAAGGAGACATCCAGCTCTTACAGCAGTATCTCAAGGCCCTGCATGACCATCAACCTGACTGAAATGCTTCAAGCTGAAAAACCTAGTGCAGTAAAGAAGCCAGTTCCAATCCGCCCCCCAAGCCCCAGAGTCTCTCTGCCAAGGGAGTTCCACCACAGTCTCTCCTGTGAACCCACGCCTAAACCCATCATCCGACAACGGTCACGCTCTCTGCCTTCCGCCACAGAGAAAAAGAAGCAATGCAGAAATGTTGGTGTGCGGTTTGTTGACTCTTTGGGGCTCGACCTGGAAGACATCAAACTTTTTAAATCTGCAGAGGATCCATTTGTACCACATCATGTTACCTTCAGATTGTTGATGGGTGCAGAGTTGGCAGATGGAAGGCATCTGGAGATTTCCTTGCCATACTTGAAACCGGTTTTTGCCCAACAACCTGGAGACCAGCAAGGATTCCTGCATCGCCTCAATGAGCAGAAAGTATGTCTGGAGAGAGTATTGTGTTTTGAACTGGGTGTCATCGGAATCACCCAGGTCCTCAATTTGAACTTTGAGAAGGATGTTATAGCTCGCTATTCATTTACAGAGTGGAAGAACTGCACAGAAACTAAGGCCTCTTGGGTGTCCACCATCACCAAGACCTGCGAAGGAGGAGGGGGCAAACTCAGTTGTGATACATTTCGTTTCCACCTGCCTGTTCCTCCCTTTTTGCAGCCAGGAGCAGTGTTGCAGTTTGCTATTCAATACAAAGTATGTGGGGCTGAATACTGGGACAACAATAATGGAGAGAATTATAAGTTAGTTTGCCATAACTACAAGCTCACTGTGCCCAAAGAATGTGAGGATAGCATGGTGCACTTCATTTAGGATACTGACTAAAGTTAGAAGCAATCTATTTACACTTGTGCACTTCATGACTGTTGTCAGCAAGACTTAATGCATAACACTGCACTGTGACATATAATGTTAATATTGTTAGACTTACAGAAGATTTCTTTGAATCAAGTTGGATTCAAGATAAACTGTCAACTCTGGCGGACTGAGAGAGAGTGAACACAAACACTAATGCACTTCTACCTGATGTCAACTTGCCACAGTGCCACTGTTTtacttttgtgttctttttttaaaatggcaCTCTATGATTTGATTTTCCTGGCTATTCAAAAAAATGGAAGTGACCCCCATTGACCGTTAAATAAATATTCAGTGAAATTGAAATGAATGCATGTCAGTCCACCGTTTTCTTCAAGCTGGGTATCTGACATACATTTATAGTTTTATACAATTAAGTATTTTTATCTGTATTCAGAGTTTATTTTTTGAGCCAAATGTTGTCACAACAAATGCCAAAACCATGCAATACTGTAATACAATTTAATTGAATCAGAAATTAATGCATATTTTGTTTAACAATAAAGCACAATTCCACATAATgtttgtattattgttattttagtaGTGTATTTTTGTTGAAAGCTGAAGTTCCCCTCTTCTCCTGACTGTTACCAGCTTCTGTGACTCAATGGGTTTTCTCGTAGCTTTCTTTCATTAGTCTTCCTGAAAAACTGTTCAAACCATATcaacaaaatattaaaacataccGGTAGTTTTCTGTATGGTTTCAGCTAAATGGGAATAAACTATTGAAATCACCACATGTAGCTACAAGAATAACAGATCCCAGGAGTTGTCAAAGTTGAATACTAACACTAATTGTTTTTAACATAAAAGCCGTTTTAacataaaatctaaaaaaaatagaattattgaggttattataataattattataattcaaATTTTTTATCTAAATATTTCATGGTAATGAGCATATTTATGCAACCAAAATAACAGAACAAAGAGGAGACTGGTGGACAGTTAGCGACGTGTCGTGCGCATGCGCGAATGAAAATACTTCGCGCGTTTTGCGCTGAACCTGTCAAAACCATCAAATAAACTCTTATCATGTCATGTTTCTTGGCAACATTTGACATTACGGTAAGTAACGTTACAAGAATAATGCAATCGTTGATTGTAGTTATTCAGTGCCTGCTGAACGTTAAGCCGGAGATTAGCTAGAGTTAGTTAGGAGAGGggatgttagctagctagtaggtatcatagctagctagctaatgttaacatTACTTTTCCCAGAGCAAATTACGGAGTTGTTAAGCCATGTCAATATGTTAAAACTCCAGTTCGCtagctagtagtagtagtagttagctaagctttgtgtACACGTATGACATTATAGCTACATAAATCAAAGTTAGCTAAAGTAGGTTTACGTTAATAGTGTTGACAGACGTGATAAGGTTAGCTTGTCAACTGTTAGCTAAGTTAGTAATGCACAAAGTCATCTCACTAGCTATAACGTTAACGTTTCTAAAATCACTCCTACTGAGACGGTAGAGTGTAATTTCATCTGTCCATGCCTAACGTTATGTACATTAACTTAATTATTGTTCAAGTAACAGTAGCGTTATGATTGGCCTGTTGATGTTTGCAATTTACCTTTACAGTCTTTTTGAAGAAAGAAGAGGCCAAGCGGCAATAAAGCTGTTCCTCGGAAGAAAAATGGCACCGGGGCAGGACACGCAGGTGAGAACGCACACCTTTCATCGAAGCTTACCAACATTCCTTTCACTTAAGGTAACGTTACTTAAATATTTGTTGTTGAAGTAGTGGTGAAAAGTAAacgttttattaaaccttttcaTGTGCAGTTGGATAAAGTCATTGACGAGGTGTTAAAGAGTGGGGATGTCCAAGCACTGGATGTCTTCTTGCAAAGGGACATGCATGAAGAGGCCCCCATAAAATGTTCCCAACAGTTTCTCACCAAATTGGATAAACTTGTCAGGAGGGTAAGATTAAGTCCAGCACACTAATATGCCATGATGCTTTGTTGTTTGTAGGTTTATAATAACCATATCTATATTGTTTACATAGAGTTTGGATCAAAAAGATTTCAAGTCAGCCAGTTTGGGTCTTGCTATCCTCTACAAGTGTGGGAAACAACTGAAACTACCTGGTGGTTGTCAAGGACTGTCAGGATTAATAGCTCAAGGCCTGCTCAAAAAGATAAGTATACATCTAGTACATACAGGCACACAGTGTGTGAGCGCTGCATAAGAACATGTACTTGGCCAGTTGTTGATTGAACCTGGTTTTGTGCACATGGTGCAGTGGTTTGAGAAATGCAGGCAACTGTGGATCCATTGTGGCCCGCAGTGGAATGAGACCTTGTTCAACCTCTCTGAGGACTTCTTTGATGCCTTAATGGTGAGCTGATGTCTAACAGTAAAACACACTTAGTTTGTGTAAGAAAACAATGTACCACTCTTGTTAGTGTCCATTGTGTaaatctctttctgtcctccctGTTACAGGTGGTTCATGAAGCATGCAAAGAGGgtacactttgtttttctttcatttcttttcttcatttgtCCTTAATATGTATTTCATGGTCAATTAACCCTTTTTAGGACCCAAGTGGAGTATTCCACCTTGAATTGCTAAATGTTTAGAAACTTCATTATTTATGTAACAAAGTGATTGGATGTGTGGGAACAGATTCAGGTGGAAGACAATGAACATTTATTGCACAAAGACAAGCTTTTTAGGACCTCGTCAACTTTCATGATAAATCTCAGCATATAAGAAAAAGCTTAGGCTCTATTCACAGTATTGCCGTAATATGTTTTTATGCAGGAACATACAAAATCACAGAGTCCTTTCTGTATCCCGTTGGTCAATTGGCAGTAGACCCAAGAATCTACATCCTGATCCAAAAAGAGGTTTGAAATGGTTTTAATAACTACTTTTTTGGAGTAGAATTTAAACCGGAGTCAGGTGTTTGCTCATTAATTAACTTGCTAACAATGTTCTAACAGGCAATCCGTAAATTTAACTTAATTCTGGACAAGATCCCAGTGGAGCttaagaaagagaggaagatcCTAACATCACAGGAGGCCTCAGATATCATGTATGCcatgatattttcctcatagtAAGGATCATTATTACTACTTTTTATTGCACCCACACACTATTGAACTTTTGCTTGTTCATTAAATTTCTACAGGATCAAGCTGGCTGGTCGTATTTTGAAGGGTGGTGGTGAGTTTGTTTATGAATAGTACCATCTCTCTTCACCCAGAACCATAGACATAGACACAAAAAATGTGCAACACAGTCTGTTTGTGTCAGATTACGACTTGCAGACAGCCCTGATGGAGGCATTGTGCAGAATGGCCACTCCTGACCAGAGGAAGGAGCTGGCAGACCACTGGTTCAGTATGGAGCATGTGGCCAGTGCCTTTGTCAAGATCTGTGATTCTGAGTTTGAGACGGTAAAAACTTGTAATTTATCCAAGTGCATCATTTTTGCCTTTCATTTGCATTTACATGTGGTTGCACTGCAATGGTTATGTATTGTAATAATATTACAACAGGAGCTCAGCTACATAGAAAGtaatataagtgtgtgtgtgtgtgtgtgtgtgtgcgtgcgcgcgtgcgtgcgtttgtgtgtttgtgtgtttgtgatttcAGGATTGTCGGAAGTTTCTGAACTTGGTGAATGGGATGCAGGGAGACAGGAGAAGGTACACAAATACCATAACTCAGTGCCTCCCTGGACATGGTCTAGGGAACTTGAGGGGCCATTAGGGTTAGGAaaatttcagtttactgttCAAACTCTTTACTGTAGCACAATGACAAAATTAAATAAGAGTGACTGTTTTGGTTATAGCTTTGCCTCTCTACCCATTGATATCACACTCCCATAGAATAAACCATTGTGTAATTCTGTGCCAGCTTCATTTCTAACATTATCTTTTCATTAAATTCTCTAAATATAAACAGCATTTGATGAAGGTAgaaaacaaaatgcagtgaCAGATGCACATAACTGAATAACAATGTCCTCTCTGTACTATAGAGTGTATTCCTATCCCTGTTTGGAGGCTTATCTGGACAAGCATGAGGTCAGTATCAACAGGGTtctatggttaaaaaaaattggagaaaagagacaaaagttACAAATACTGATTTTGTCTGTTTGAGTCTGACAGCACATTCAAGGCAATAATGTATAACTTCAGGGGTGTCCCTGATTAAGAGATTATATAGTTGAATCAGAATTGTCAAGCCTTGCCTATCATCGAatcgtggggggggggggcttctgtcttttcacatttttactTACAGCAATATGTTGATATTTATATCATAATAGGCTGTATATTAACTTATTTGGAGAACGTTGCAGAACTGCgcgttgcaagtttcaactcgtctcgccacaaatctttggtctgaactgggcctTATGCCTCTGCGAAGATTCAACTGTTAGATTGGCAGTCGAATCAGGCTCCTTTCGAATGAAGCATTGAATATTTGGCTATTTGGGGTCACCCCTATATAACTTATCAAGAAGCCTTTGCCTACTCGGTTAATTAACTATTAACTAATTAACTGTAAATTGGAATGTCACAATCCATAATGTACTCTTAAGTGTATTAGTAAATGTGTTGAAAGGATTGTGGTTATGTTGTCAGCTGCTCATGCCCGCTGATGAGAAGCTGGAAGAATTTTGGATCGACTTCAACCTTGACAGCCACAGCATCTCTTTTTACTTCTCTTTGTCTGATGAAGAAGCACAGGTACCTCACAATCATTCACGAAAGTGAAAATGCAACATTTACAAAATCAACTGTAGATGCATATTTGTTAGAACCTAACATAGAGTGATTTCTTCTTCATGTAGGAGGGCCAGTGGGAAACAATATGCATCAATGAGAATGAAGTCCAAAGCTACACTGTTACAGGTAATCAAAGTACAATAaccaccgttttaaaagtatcgttttagtaTAAGTATAAGAAAAAACccaaatgatacccaaccctaaacattaaaggaacacgccgacttattgggaatttagcttattcaccgtaacccccagagtaagacaagtcgatacgtacccttctcatctccgtgcgtgctgtaaagctgtctgacggctccagcggcatcagcccataac
This genomic interval from Perca fluviatilis chromosome 5, GENO_Pfluv_1.0, whole genome shotgun sequence contains the following:
- the fam217ba gene encoding protein FAM217A, which codes for MGPIMQERTASTTLKRVVSKEKIRVKYTENSGPVTSSKKGNKMKKAGGQMKNGLPGPGQDKDTVTTVQKGAQSKGGRVKSGTTRNTSKLSSPEEEGDLRPQLRKHLSVHRKEEQRENQRMSQCSNELHQNRGGMGKNRRALSLPLSPISGLRHMPAHPLTHSPAPTPTPEALQRHYNQKDEDTDSASDLSDSERLPVLPSPCTPCTPPHLNLRAEVINTNDFPPDFPGPHGAVGDEDESEKPSYSYPDFLPPPFNSWSLRQLAVFLHTDGRGAPRPKPVGPLEKYLERLLQLEWLQIQTVQAEISRPPGSRTRLQGFPSANTAHPPRPHTAPPSRLNSPKGLRQSQRAFPFTPVNNPPSPASAQQQHSRFPVCPHCHIRYPLCNGSCSANAYQRHSRLSPLLERKARPGAPAKRSSSETRATSTECRSPGGQGGVQVGGGAQTPVSPSAGRSHLRHMQAAGNVRKQPQDSGTNPNSRGQVRKSRVRANSETDVKKEPCGSKAAGAEKQVFPASKREVTTSKRVERDRQRTEAVGQASKTAMKRAAKEPQSLSRAPLSSKQNGKTKNVHFVAK
- the ppp1r3da gene encoding protein phosphatase 1, regulatory subunit 3Da; its protein translation is MDRGWFIGHERIPPLKETSSSYSSISRPCMTINLTEMLQAEKPSAVKKPVPIRPPSPRVSLPREFHHSLSCEPTPKPIIRQRSRSLPSATEKKKQCRNVGVRFVDSLGLDLEDIKLFKSAEDPFVPHHVTFRLLMGAELADGRHLEISLPYLKPVFAQQPGDQQGFLHRLNEQKVCLERVLCFELGVIGITQVLNLNFEKDVIARYSFTEWKNCTETKASWVSTITKTCEGGGGKLSCDTFRFHLPVPPFLQPGAVLQFAIQYKVCGAEYWDNNNGENYKLVCHNYKLTVPKECEDSMVHFI